A part of Uloborus diversus isolate 005 chromosome 6, Udiv.v.3.1, whole genome shotgun sequence genomic DNA contains:
- the LOC129224032 gene encoding MDS1 and EVI1 complex locus protein EVI1-A-like has protein sequence MHATCRMQIKCHKCGQAFSAVTSLSKHKRFCEGTPTSNSSSSVIANPSQTQTTNPESAGFDSSKTVPMSLAPPSNQLLFYPRPGFPIYPPSLFGYPFISGPGLPTPPPLIPDTSLLPGHSVNLAAAAQAAQDFQRHLLTNNASQPPQPASSPTKQLLSSPIKTKEKPHSEVSESEASEELSSEDTIGEDISSFSEGESEVETTKSSRISPQRKQASSAPSASENNSSASNMFLNHRQGSPKQGSVCPDPSLIRSPHSGSNGPLRPIPTNGSIKADHHDMPFDLSQSSKSRLHCDETAYHPKMRDGPKSEEQPLDLRVSHKKASPMFEKELERIKPIIYEEKEKCKDYDNPPVLAPVQEIMTPLELQKRESPPCPPSPSKMTMAYPRPIHPMFLESMYRFQQEKPAFNLFPGPDRLMPPFPPRYPFLGPLLSTNPSFDFMRAHMEKVSKPMHEIMSPHLNKTKERYSCKFCGKIFPRSANLTRHLRTHTGEQPYKCKYCERSFSISSNLQRHVRNIHNKEKPFKCPLCDRCFGQQTNLDRHLKKHEADGPTILDDSPKGNETDDKDETYFDEIRNFIGKVTNSGHNLVNPMSLMNHLDERKREREVLLSSSLSPRQNSSPASGQSDNLDDETDGGINVSDPDDMEPSSKRHCNDDHSNFNSSSPASDRNNRSPESLKNQQMNNQNHLKNGDMALNLHQKALAYEVMLQLNRKLELSNGIQENGHKRQLDVESLDDDDDEAESKDYNSDDDNERRLHSPLTSNEEVKVD, from the coding sequence ATGCATGCCACTTGTCGCATGCAGATTAAATGCCATAAGTGTGGTCAAGCTTTTAGTGCAGTTACTTCATTATCCAAACACAAACGCTTCTGCGAAGGCACACCCACCAGTAATTCTTCGTCTTCGGTCATTGCAAATCCATCTCAAACTCAGACAACGAATCCGGAATCAGCTGGATTCGATTCCAGCAAGACAGTGCCTATGAGCTTAGCACCTCCCAGCAACCAACTTCTTTTCTATCCGAGACCGGGTTTCCCGATCTACCCACCTTCGTTATTCGGTTATCCGTTTATATCCGGACCTGGCTTGCCGACACCACCTCCTCTCATACCAGACACCAGTTTGTTACCTGGGCACAGTGTGAATTTAGCAGCAGCTGCACAAGCGGCTCAGGATTTTCAGAGACACTTATTGACAAACAATGCGTCTCAGCCACCACAACCAGCATCGTCTCCTACGAAGCAATTACTGAGCTCACcaatcaaaacaaaagaaaaacctcATTCCGAAGTTTCAGAATCTGAAGCTTCGGAAGAACTATCCTCAGAAGACACGATCGGTGAAGATATTTCGTCTTTCAGTGAAGGTGAATCGGAAGTTGAAACGACCAAATCTTCCAGGATATCCCCACAACGCAAACAAGCTTCATCTGCCCCATCTGCATCAGAAAACAATTCATCTGCTTCAAACATGTTTCTCAATCACAGACAGGGATCTCCGAAACAGGGATCTGTTTGTCCAGATCCTTCTCTAATCAGGTCTCCTCATAGTGGATCTAATGGACCTCTGAGGCCCATACCAACTAATGGTTCAATTAAAGCGGATCATCATGATATGCCATTTGATTTGTCTCAAAGCAGTAAAAGTAGACTGCATTGCGATGAAACAGCATATCATCCGAAAATGAGGGATGGGCCAAAATCAGAAGAACAGCCCTTGGATCTAAGAGTGTCTCATAAAAAAGCATCTCCGATGTTTGAAAAAGAACTGGAAAGAATAAAACCCATAATTTACGAAGAAAAGGAGAAATGCAAAGACTATGACAATCCTCCGGTTCTTGCACCAGTGCAAGAAATAATGACTCCTTTAGAGCTACAGAAGAGAGAAAGTCCACCTTGTCCCCCGTCACCAAGTAAAATGACAATGGCTTATCCAAGGCCCATACACCCGATGTTCCTAGAATCTATGTATAGATTTCAGCAAGAAAAACCTGCTTTTAATTTGTTTCCTGGTCCAGATCGCCTAATGCCGCCTTTTCCACCGAGATATCCCTTTTTGGGTCCCTTGTTATCGACAAATCCCTCTTTTGACTTTATGAGAGCTCATATGGAGAAAGTAAGCAAACCTATGCATGAAATCATGTCTCCGCACTTAAATAAAACCAAAGAAAGATACTCGTgcaaattttgtggaaaaatatTTCCCCGATCAGCCAATCTCACACGACATCTTCGGACTCACACCGGTGAGCAACCATATAAGTGCAAATACTGCGAACGGTCTTTCAGCATTTCTTCTAACTTGCAGCGTCATGTTCGTAACATTCACAACAAAGAAAAACCTTTCAAGTGTCCTCTGTGCGACCGATGCTTTGGCCAACAAACTAACCTGGATCGTCATCTGAAGAAGCATGAAGCTGATGGTCCAACTATACTGGATGATTCTCCCAAAGGCAATGAAACAGACGATAAGGACGAAACGTATTTTGACGAAATCCGAAATTTCATTGGAAAAGTCACAAATAGTGGTCATAACTTAGTCAACCCGATGTCTCTCATGAACCATCTcgatgaaagaaaaagagaacgcgAGGTGCTGTTGTCTTCGTCGCTTTCACCTCGCCAAAACAGCAGTCCTGCTAGTGGACAGAGTGATAACCTGGATGACGAAACTGACGGTGGAATTAATGTTTCTGACCCGGACGACATGGAACCTTCCAGTAAAAGGCACTGCAACGATGACCATTCAAACTTCAACAGCTCTTCCCCTGCTTCCGACAGAAATAACAGAAGTCCAGAATCGCTGAAAAACCAGCAAATGAACAACCAAAATCATCTAAAGAATGGTGATATGGCTCTAAATTTGCATCAGAAAGCTCTGGCGTATGAAGTCATGCTTCAGCTCAACAGAAAGCTCGAACTCAGCAACGGCATTCAGGAAAATGGACACAAGAGGCAGTTAGATGTCGAGAGCTTGGATGACGATGACGACGAGGCTGAATCAAAGGACTATAACAGTGATGATGACAATGAGCGACGACTGCATTCTCCTTTGACTTCAAACGAAGAGGTCAAAGTTGACTGA